In Deltaproteobacteria bacterium, one genomic interval encodes:
- the pspA gene encoding phage shock protein PspA, with amino-acid sequence MGIFTRLSDIISSNINSMLDKAEDPEKLIRLMIQEMEDTLVEIKVACAQAMATRKKVERELDETRRRHEQWADKARLAVDKGREDLAREALMEKRRYRERSETLEDEAIQCAAIIEQYQSDMAQLEDKLANAKEKQRILVQRHIQAHERKRAQTGVRKMGSADTMLRFEQFENRIERMEAEADLVNFARKPDLDEEFARLGQDDEIEAELRALKDAAGRSDA; translated from the coding sequence ATGGGAATCTTTACACGCTTGAGCGACATCATCAGCTCGAACATCAACTCGATGCTGGACAAGGCAGAGGATCCGGAAAAGCTCATCCGCCTGATGATCCAGGAGATGGAGGACACACTGGTCGAGATCAAGGTGGCTTGCGCCCAGGCGATGGCGACGCGCAAGAAGGTCGAGCGCGAGCTCGATGAAACGCGCCGGCGCCACGAACAGTGGGCGGACAAGGCCAGGCTCGCCGTGGACAAGGGACGTGAAGACCTGGCGCGGGAGGCGCTGATGGAGAAGCGGCGCTATCGGGAGCGCTCCGAGACCCTGGAGGACGAGGCGATCCAGTGTGCCGCCATCATTGAACAATACCAGTCGGACATGGCCCAGTTGGAAGACAAGCTGGCGAACGCGAAGGAAAAGCAACGCATCCTGGTACAGCGCCACATTCAGGCGCACGAGCGGAAGCGCGCCCAGACCGGGGTGCGCAAGATGGGCAGCGCCGACACCATGCTGCGTTTCGAGCAGTTCGAGAACCGTATCGAGCGCATGGAGGCCGAGGCCGACCTGGTCAACTTCGCGCGGAAGCCCGATCTCGATGAAGAGTTCGCCCGCCTCGGACAGGACGACGAGATCGAAGCCGAACTGCGGGCGCTCAAGGATGCCGCCGGGCGGTCCGATGCCTGA